The stretch of DNA accaactctACCACTTACCTTCCAATCCCACCCCATTCCCTCTTTAGATGATCTTATCTCTAAAGATCtagtaatcctagctactgggaggctgaggcacaagaattgcctgaaccggggaggctgaggctgcagtgtgccgaGACTGCATcagtgtactccagtctgggcaacagagtgagacactgtctccaaaacaaaacaaaacacggTGCTAGAAAGTCAATCTTTTCCTTTCAAGTTACTTCACTCAGTGGAAACAGATATTAGCAGTATTAAGGAAGAAAGGTGGGGTGTGGGGATAGGATAGTGATGTGTGCCAGGCTCTCTGAATTTGAAGGAATAACGACAGTAAGAGCTAACATATTGAGTGCTACCATATGCTGGGGACCTAGTACTTCACATACATTAATTCAGTTAATGAAGGAGGTACATGcctccccactttacagataagaaagctTTAACATAATGAAATAGTGTCCAAGTTGACATAGCTACTAattagtagagatggactttcaACCCAGACAGTTCATCTCCAGAGCTCCTCAGTCTTTACTTTCTCCACCTTCTCTAAAATAGACGATTGTATGAGGTAATAATTGAAGTTTGGTCGCATCTCCTTGAGGATTCGTTATCCTTGTTACTAATGCTTTCGTACTGTATAAATGTCAGAtcttccaaaaataaaagtttttaaaatatagggCAATGTGGGGTATCCAAATCATCTCAGTTTGTAACaatgttatcttttgtttttattcttgcgTGTGTGACAATGACAGAGGTGAACAATGTAATTATATGCCACATGAGCCATAGAAGCATCTCTACACGTGTTTCTACCAATGACGGATGGTCCACAGCTTTTACGTAGGTTCCGAGGTTATTCTGGGCTATTCTGAATGGTGGTTAAGACTGCACTCCCTGCCATCCTCTCCCCACCAAACAACCTAAGCACACAGTCAGTAGCCTAAAACTACTAAAGCACTGTGGATCGTGACAAGGGCACTGGgataaactggaaaataaataGGCTTTAGAGTCCGTCTTAAATTTTATTCTCATAACAATTCCTACTCGGTTAAGTCTGTctcttctgcaaaatgaaaacaatgaagccTACCTTGCAGGGTTGCGTTTAGAATGAGGAAGGAAAATATGTAAAGGATAAGCAGTGCCTTTTGCAGAGTTACCCTCAATCTGTTCAGTTCCCATCCACCACTCTCCGCCTCCGCAAGGGGATGAATGAAAGCTAATGTTCTTTGCCAAAAAGTAATATATTGTAGAGTTTATTGTcatttcctattaaaaaaaaaaaaaggtggggagcTGGTGGAGCCCCGCCCCTGTGTCTGGTGCACAGTAGGGAAAATCCACACACGCCTATGCCTCAGTCAGAACAGAACCCGCTTTCTGGGCTCTCTCTGGGATCTCCCAGGCATTTGTTGCAGCAGGGCTCCCGGCGCTGCCAAGTCTCCACGAGCTTCGGAGCTCCGGCCCTGCCCGGGCCGCGCACGCGCAGTGACGCGCCGGCCATGCCGCCGGCTGTTGTCTGGCCTCCAGTGGGCTGGGCCGCTGGCTGAGCAGAGCGGAGGCGCAGCCGGGCGGAGGGCCCACGCGGGCTCAGCCTTCCTGGTCAACAGTGGTGACAGTAGCCCAGAGTGCCAGGGAGCCGTTGCTTTTCCCAATTGCTCTCTTCCAGGCTCCCTCGGTGGTCGGCATGGCCCGTGAGTGTGCAGACTGGGGTGGGAAGCTGCGGGAAGCGTCCGGCGTGGGAGCCCAGCGCTGAGGCGCGGCGGGCGGGGGAGGCGGGGTCTGGCTGAAGAATCCCTTTGGGTCCCGCAGGGCGGGAATCCCAGCTTCAGTCTGCAGAGAAAGAGCTCGCGGGTAGTTCTGGTCCGGCTTCTGAGGCCGGACGGGTGCCTGTCTCTTAGGTGCGAGTTTGTGCGGTAAAGAACACACCCCGGAGATGTGGACACGGCCGCCCGGGGAGGGTCCTTGTTTGGAGGAGGTTTATAGCTGATACCTCAAGTCTTAAGGCCTAATGAGGACCGGGAACTCCAGTGAGTCGCCTCCCTGGTTCTTTTGTTTGGCGCTCGCAGCTAATAGTCGAAAAAACAGGAGGCTTTAGAGCCGGTCCTAAATCTGATGCTCGTTTCTACTAGTCCTAGGTATTAGGTCAGTCTGTTCTGCAAAATGAGAACAATGAAGCCTACCTTGCAGGGTTGTGGCTAGAATAAGGACGTAAAGGGCCCACATTGCCTTTCGCAGTTACCTTCAATCTGTTCAGTCCCCATCCATCCCTCTCCGCCTCTACATGGGGATAAGGATAACTCTCAAGTGATGGGCTGAACTTGTGATCTCTGTGTCTAGTTTTCTCCTTCCACCCACTCCCCTCAAAAGCCAGAATTTATTTTGGGATACTGGCCCAAGATTCAAGtatctgttttaaaatatctGGTATTTATAGCTAGTGACCACCTTGATTGGGATGATAATACTCTTAAGTCTTTAAGTGTTTGCCTTTAAGCCACTTCCTTTTTGTCAGATCTGGGAACACCATCAGTCTGTTACTCTGCTGGTTTATCTATTAAAACACAAACTAAAGATGCATTTAAACAAGACCTATTCATtggaattattaataattttggaGATGGGAAAAGAGCATGACTGTTTGACTTTGTAGGTGGAAATCAACGAGAACTTGCCCGccagaaaaacatgaagaaaacccaggaaattAGCAAGGGTAAGAGAAAAGAGGATAGCCTGACTGCCTCTCAGAGAAAGCAGAGGTAAGTGGTACTAACTTAATTCTAAAGTCGCTGACGTTGTGATTGAAGCCACATTTGGGGCTGGGTGTGTTttatcatgcctgtaatcccagcagtttgggaggactgcctgaagccaagagtttgagaccaacttggacaacataACCAGCCCCTGTatctagaaaatatatattttttttaattggccaggcatggtggcacatggttGTGGTCTtgactactccagaggctgaggcgggagaatcgcctgagcccaggaggttaaggctgcagtaagctgcgattgcaccactgcactccagcctcggtggcAGTTAGAccatgtctgaaaaaaaaaaaaaggcctcattTTTGGGGAACGAAAAGCATTTTGTTAAGCCCTCGGTAGAACAGGGCCTAATGATTTGTGCCAGGCAGACTAAAACCACGTGGGGAAGCCATCCCAACCCATAGATAAAGCACGTAAAGCTCTGAGGCTATTTGTTTCGCAGAGACTTATGCAGCTCCTCTACAACCATAAGAActttataggctgggtgcagtggcttaagcccataatctcaacactttgggaggccaaggtgggtgaatcacctgagatcaggagtttgagaccagcctgaccaacacagtgaaaccctatctctcataaaaatacaaaattagctgggtgtagtggtgcatgcctgtaatcccagctacttgggaggctgaggcaggagaatcgtttgaaccgaggagggggaggttgcagtgagtgaagatcgcgccattgcactccagcctgggtactaagcaggaaactccgtctcaaaaaaaaaaaaaaaaagctttattcaGCAAAATAACATCTTCCATATGCAAAACACTGTGAGGTGCTAGAGTTACAACATTTTCAAAGCAGACAGCGTACCCAAACTACTCTGGATGACAAGTGACTCAATTGTTGATATAATGATAATAGTTCTGAAGAAGATgcaaaaaaagtatatgtataaTAGCTAGCTATGCTGATTTCTGAAGATCCATTGCATTGGAGAGAATTCATGTACATAGCCTTAATATATGACTATATGTGCCAATGTAAAACTGCTACAGAAATACTTTAGACTGCAGCTTAAGTAAAAAAAGTACATTCATGTTTCTGAAAGAACTAATCAAAGCTTAATTTTATTCTCAAATCATGTTGTCCATATGGAACTTGGAGGTTAAGTGAATAAGTGACTGCACGTGCTTCAGTGTGGCTTGTTTGGCgttctcaatcctggctgcacattagaatcacctgggaaaccTTGACAGCTACTCAAGCCTCGCCTTATGCTCAgttctgattttttgttttttaaaaaattgaattacgatagttgtacatattttgggggtacatgtgatattttaatacctGTATGTGGGCTgggtagtcccagccacttgggaggctaaggcaggagaatcacttgaacctgggaggcggaggttgcagagagccgagatcctgccactgcattccagcctgggtgacagagtgagaccctgtctcaaaaaaaaacagcaagaacaaaaggaaaccagctgggtgtggtggctcatgcctgttatcccagcactttgggaggctgaagtgggcagattacctgaggtcgggagctcaagactagcctgaccaacatggagaaacctagtgtctactaaaattataaaattagccgggtgtggcagtgaATACCTGTactgccagctacttgggaggctgacacaggagaatcacttgaacctgggacgtggaggttgcggtgaactgagatcttaccattccactccagcctgggcaacaagagcgaaattccatctcaaaaaacaaaaacaaggccgggcgcggtggctcaagcctgtaatcccagcactttgggaggccgagacgggcggatcacgaggtcaggagatcgagaccatcctggctaacacggtgaaaccccgtctctactaaaaaatacaaaaaactagccgggcgcgatggcgggcgcctgtagtcccagctactcgagaggctgaggcaggagaatggcgtgaacccgggaggcggagcttgcagtgagctgagatccggccactgcactccagcctgggcggcagagcgagactccgtctcaaaaacaaacaaacaaacaaaaacaaacaaacaaacaaaacctgtatgtgtaatgatcaaatcggggtaattgggatatctctatgctcaaacatttatctttcatccagttctgatttaattggtctgaggTCGAGCATTAAAAAGCACCCTAGGTAAATTTTATTGTACTTAGgttaaacccttttttttttttcttttttgaagacacagtcttattctgttgcctgggctggagtgcagtggtgtgatctcggctcactgcaacctctgcctccaggacttaagtgattctcctgcatcagcaatccaagtagctggaattgcaggtgcccaccaccacacccggctaatttttgtatttttagtagagacagggttttacatgttggccaggctggtctcaagctactgacctcaagtgatccacccacctcagcctcccaaagtgctgggattacaggcgtgagccccgcgATGGCCCAgttatacctttatttttttatttattttttatttattatactttaagttctagggtacatgtgcacaacgtgcaggtttgttacgtaggtatacatgtgccatgttggtttgctgcatgcatcaactcgtcatttacattagttatttctcctgatgctctccctcccccagcctcccaccccacccagtTATACCTTAAACTGAACTTAAAacagctcccaggtgattctgatgtgcagccaCTAGTAAGAATCATTGATTAATGAGATTAAAGACCTTAATTTAAGGCAAAGGtcctgacactttttttttttttttttttttttggagatggagtcttactctgtaacccagactggagtgcagtgccacagtcTCGCCTctctgcaagctctacctcccaggctcaagtgaccctcccacctcagccttctgagtagctgggactacaagggcaCACCACCAATCccagatagtttttgtattttgggtagaaatggggtttcatcatgttgtccaggcaggtcttgaacttctggggtcaagtgatttgcgcacctcagtcccccaaagtgctggaatta from Macaca nemestrina isolate mMacNem1 chromosome 6, mMacNem.hap1, whole genome shotgun sequence encodes:
- the LOC105475184 gene encoding small EDRK-rich factor 1 isoform X2, translated to MARGNQRELARQKNMKKTQEISKGKRKEDSLTASQRKQRDSEIMQQKQKAANEKKSMQTREK